The following DNA comes from Harpia harpyja isolate bHarHar1 chromosome 20, bHarHar1 primary haplotype, whole genome shotgun sequence.
CTTCTTGCCAACACTGGTTCCAGGCTCTCTGGGAAGCGAAGAGACCCACGTTAGGAAGCTCCGCAAGCAACCCGGTCTGCTAAACCCCACATCCCAGCAACGCTGATCAGCCTCAGGTACAACGTACGGGGTACAGGAGACACCCAGCTTAGGTTGTGTCCATGTGGCTCTAGATACCAGCTCAGGTGGTGTCCACATGGCTCTAGATACCAGCTCAGGTGGTGTCACAGCCTGCCAGAGTGCTGTTCTATTGCACGATGTGAAGGACAAGGGAGGGTCCAGGGTGTTAGGATGAATGAGTAGCTAAGTTGTGTGACAATGTAGATGGTTAGTTGGTGTCCTCTGCAAGGCAGCATCTGCCACACAGACCCTTTTAACTTAGTTAAGGGAAGCATTCTGTCCTGTGTTAGATCCCCACCCAGCTCTCTACTTCTCTCTGTAGATCAAAGGCACAGTTTTCCTTCTAATCACAAAGCAAAACAGGGTCTAGTTCCAGGAAGGAGGGGGGTCAAAGTCCAAGCTCCTTACAGAAAAGGCCTTGGTAGAAGTCCTGATATTCAGAAGAGGAGCTGCCAAGAGTGCTAAGCACTCATTGTCCCTCACAGGAAAGCTCTGCACACGCAGTACTCACAGGGTACGGGCACACAGCAGGCACTCGTTGTCGTAGGTGATCCCGTCAGTACCGCAGATGGGGCTGAGGTCTTTGTTGCAGAGCAACACCGCTTTTCCTTCCTCATTTGTTGTGTTGGGATATCTACTGCAGTCCACCTGTTGAGGGAACATGCAACAAAGCACTGGTGAAGGCTTGCTTACGGGAAGCAAGTAGATCTGGTGAGTCTGTTTGGCCACCTAGGATACCACCAcagcaggaaaaatgtttttttgtgtgtcaCTATGATGACCGTTCACTTGAAGATGACCAATGCAAGATTCTGACATCCCATATGTCCTCTTATTTAGTGTTTGAATTATTTCTTGGGGGAGTCAATAAGCAGCTTTGGCCACTCAGAAGCTGGACATGTCCCTTGTTTTGCCCTTGGTTTCACTTACAGGGATAACTTCCTTGCATTCTCCATCATGGTCTTTGCTGACATTGGTTCCATATTCTCTGGAGAGGGAAAGACAAACATTAGGAAGTTCAGCAAAGACGTCTTGCTACATCCTAGGTGCTGGAAATATGTAACTAATACAAGGGAAAGCTGACTCTCTATCAGTCAggcttatatattttttttttttttttttttcagaaggtagTGCCATCCTCCCTGACCAGCTAGCACTGAGTGGCTGGCAGGGATGTAAAGACCCTGAGAGCTTTAGGACCATTTGGGGCAGTTCAGAGCAGAGCATCTCTCCAtctttttgctctgctttgctgtgaTAAGATGTGCCCTAGGGGTTGTCATCTGGCTGATCCTTGAGCTGGAGAAGAAAACCCTGAATAAATTACACCGGCAAAAGAGAGCCATGGTGACTAAAGCAGTGTCCAGGCAACAGAGCACCACGCAATGATACCCAAGCTCATTCTGAAGGAATTGACACAAGTGACATATGACAGATCACTGTTGAAAAGCGATGCTGCCAAGAGTCCTGAGCGTTTCTGCCTGAGATCTCCTGTGCAGTACGTACATGTTGTAGGCACAGAGCAGGCACTCATTGCTGTAGGTGACTCCATCGGTACCACAGATGGGGCTGAGGCTCTTGGTGCAGACCAGTACCTCTTTGCCTTCCTCATTTGTGGTGTTGGGATACGTACTGCAGTCCACC
Coding sequences within:
- the LOC128134323 gene encoding ovomucoid-like, whose protein sequence is MTTAGAFMLLSFALCSFPDVAFGVEVDCSTYPNTTNEEGKEVLVCTKSLSPICGTDGVTYSNECLLCAYNIEYGTNVSKDHDGECKEVIPVDCSRYPNTTNEEGKAVLLCNKDLSPICGTDGITYDNECLLCARTLEPGTSVGKKYDGECKKEIAIVDCSDYPKPVCSLEYMPLCGSDSKTYSNKCDFCNAVMDSNGTLTLSHFGKC